The proteins below are encoded in one region of Nilaparvata lugens isolate BPH chromosome X, ASM1435652v1, whole genome shotgun sequence:
- the LOC120354625 gene encoding uncharacterized protein LOC120354625, with translation MPAASPINCMIKVINGLLKKTAMDKHRRGSIEHHETYTGRNIKLCSINVQCMRNKIIELELLCELHDIDVLCICEHWLVEDEIEYYSNLAGLRKVAHFSRQTSSGGVAVFVRESMAWSANALDLKEFCIEMHAEFAGIHIPELSLVVVSMYRSPNGNVECFLQQLELCVGCLSNIGLFVIIGTDHNIDLLGTSAASSGFLNLLRSLNLYSAVMQPTRGNASLDNFFTNLDHWSYVAEVSVDQIADHKHILMEATFMADVVGSCNGSSRNVSYRVFNDGIVRLFCNYLGVWVDSWLESVIDMQAVGGFQCFFHALMDGFKFFFPLRMRSLSSKRFTTMKGNSVPQVKDWFTPELARMRDMVSMTNDLARIRPHLVELATGLKKDYRYRLREAKKNANAKFIAEAQNSCRAAWSLINSHKPKSEEGDLSFTTASEFNQFYVTSVESIVNNIPNNIATDLPNALQGIPVVEGNFEWNHVTPADVVSIVNDFSVSKAKDIYGMSVAFLRQIICFLSPILACLINKCIDEGVFPDELKISRAVPIHKKGALDSVSNYRFISLIPVIAKIFEMVLFIQLYNYFENIGLLVPVQFGFRRGRSTVSAVQTLIQSVLEAFENGRSSSLLLCDLSRAFDCVSHNILLGKLEKYGLGVGAVRLMKSYLSDRLQVVDWNGELSSPAPLKHGVPQGSVLGPLLFLISINDIYYSVDGGVLLFADDTSLFADHKSVDSARLAVRELYHSASQWFDLNKLALNSDKTQEISFSLNSGIATGTVKLLGFSLDSRLTWEAHISQLCKRLSRVIFLLRRLVSCVPDGFVRQAYFAFFQSHIAYGTRL, from the coding sequence ATGCCGGCTGCCTCACCCATAAATTGCATGATAAAGGTGATTAATGGTCTCCTGAAAAAAACAGCCATGGACAAGCACAGAAGGGGATCAATTGAACATCATGAAACTTATACAGGTAGGAACATAAAATTGTGCTCCATTAATGTCCAATGCATgcggaataaaattattgagctTGAGTTACTTTGTGAGCTGCATGACATCGACGTTTTGTGCATCTGTGAACACTGGCTTGTTGAAGATGAGATTGAATACTACAGCAATTTGGCTGGTCTCAGGAAGGTAGCTCATTTCTCTAGGCAGACTTCAAGTGGTGGTGTAGCTGTTTTTGTGCGAGAGAGTATGGCATGGTCGGCAAACGCCCTAGACCTCAAAGAGTTCTGTATTGAGATGCATGCTGAGTTTGCTGGGATACATATTCCGGAGTTGTCACTTGTTGTGGTAAGCATGTATCGCTCTCCTAAtggaaatgttgaatgttttttgCAGCAGCTTGAATTATGTGTTGGATGTCTCAGTAATATTGGTTTGTTTGTAATAATTGGAACTGATCACAATATTGATTTGCTTGGCACGTCGGCAGCATCCTCAggttttttgaatttgttaagAAGTCTGAATTTGTATAGTGCAGTAATGCAACCTACAAGAGGTAATGCTTcccttgataattttttcacaaatttggACCATTGGAGCTATGTTGCTGAGGTTAGTGTTGATCAGATTGCAGATCATAAACACATTCTCATGGAAGCCACTTTTATGGCAGATGTTGTTGGAAGTTGTAATGGTTCCAGTAGAAACGTTTCTTACAGAGTGTTCAATGATGGTATTGTCAGacttttctgtaattatttggGAGTTTGGGTTGACTCTTGGTTGGAATCTGTTATTGATATGCAGGCGGTTGGtggttttcaatgtttctttcaTGCTCTCATGGATggtttcaagtttttctttccACTAAGAATGAGGTCGCTAAGTTCTAAAAGATTCACAACTATGAAGGGAAATTCTGTACCACAAGTAAAAGACTGGTTCACTCCTGAACTAGCCCGAATGAGAGATATGGTATCCATGACAAATGATTTAGCTAGAATCAGGCCTCACCTGGTTGAACTAGCAACTGGGCTCAAGAAGGATTACCGTTATAGATTGCGAGAGGCTAAGAAAAACGCCAATGCAAAATTCATTGCAGAGGCTCAAAATTCATGTAGGGCTGCCTGGAGTCTTATAAATTCACATAAGCCTAAATCAGAAGAAGGTGATCTAAGTTTCACAACTGCCAGTGAATTTAATCAGTTCTATGTTACATCTGTGGAGAGTATTGTGAATAATATTCCAAATAATATTGCAACCGATCTTCCCAATGCTCTTCAGGGTATTCCAGTTGTAGAAGGAAACTTTGAATGGAACCATGTAACACCTGCTGATGTTGTAAGCATAGTAAATGATTTTAGTGTATCAAAGGCAAAAGATATTTATGGAATGAGTGTGGCTTTTCTGAGGCAGATTATTTGTTTCTTGAGTCCAATACTTGCATGCCTTATCAATAAGTGTATCGATGAGGGTGTTTTCCCTGATGAGCTCAAGATATCAAGAGCAGTTCCAATTCACAAGAAGGGTGCTCTGGACAGTGTAAGCAACTATAGATTCATATCTTTGATCCCGGTGATTGCAAAAATTTTTGAGATGGTATTGTTTATTCAGCTGTACAACTATTTTGAGAATATTGGTCTGCTGGTTCCTGTTCAGTTTGGTTTCAGGAGAGGAAGATCGACTGTCTCTGCTGTGCAGACTCTCATTCAATCAGTCCTGGAGGCATTTGAGAATGGAAGATCTTCATCGCTTTTGCTCTGTGATTTATCACGTGCCTTCGACTGTGTCTCGCACAATATTCTATTGGGAAAGCTGGAGAAGTATGGCCTTGGAGTCGGTGCTGTCAGACTGATGAAATCATACCTGAGTGATAGGTTGCAGGTTGTGGACTGGAATGGTGAACTATCAAGTCCTGCACCCTTGAAACATGGAGTCCCACAGGGATCAGTTTTGGGACCTTTGCTCTTTCTCATCTCAataaatgatatatattattcagTAGATGGTGGTGTTCTGTTATTCGCAGATGACACATCACTATTTGCGGATCATAAGAGCGTAGATTCTGCCAGGCTTGCTGTGAGGGAGCTGTATCATAGTGCGTCTCAATGGTTTGATCTAAATAAGCTGGCTCTTAACAGTGACAAGACTCAGGAGATATCATTCAGCCTCAATTCTGGGATTGCCACGGGTACTGTGAAGCTCTTGGGGTTTTCCCTGGATAGTAGGTTGACCTGGGAGGCTCACATCAGCCAGCTCTGCAAAAGGCTAAGTAGGGTCATTTTTCTGCTTAGAAGGCTTGTATCATGTGTGCCTGACGGTTTTGTGCGCCAAGCTTACTTTGCTTTTTTCCAGAGCCATATTGCATATGGTACAAGGCTGTGA